One Vanessa cardui chromosome 23, ilVanCard2.1, whole genome shotgun sequence DNA segment encodes these proteins:
- the LOC124539616 gene encoding uncharacterized protein LOC124539616 gives MLLILFIIGAAVALPNPDGVEQNTIEQTEFTGRGLRRDCSGGIFSASCLKIEAITLLEKLSAKDELNLLPGISVVKESNDNESKADEFASELARMMPSKPDERLDKYLLYRLGSYLDSHSVKLRLMDDGATEQARALIGEARGKGGGLGGGKKGGMGGLLAAALMMKGTLASIALGGLALLAGKALMTALMSLLLSAIVGLKSLSGGGKSTTYEIVSKPVYSHSHSHSTAHEDVGGYGHSGYGRNLKIRRR, from the exons atgcttttgatattattcattattggTGCGGCGGTCGCTTTGCCGAATCCTGACGGCGTCGAACAAAATACTATTGAACAAACCGAATTCACGGGACGAGGATTGAGGAGAGACTGTTCGGGCGGCATATTCAGCGCATCGTGTTTGAAGATAGAAGCAATAACGCTGCTTGAGAAATTAAGTGCAAAGGACGAGCTGAATCTATTGCCGGGAATAAGTGTCGTGAAAGAATCCAACGATAATGAGAGCAAGGCTGACGAATTCGCTTCGGAATTAGCAAGGATGATGCCCTCGAAACCGGACGAGAGATTAGACAAGTACTTACTTTATAGACTTGGAAGTTACTTGGACAGTCACTCAGTGAAGTTGAGGCTGATGGATGATGGAGCAACGGAGCAAGCTAGGGCCTTGATTGGGGAAGCCAGGGGCAAAGGAGGTGGTTTGGGCGGTGGCAAGAAGGGCGGTATGGGCGGTTTGTTGGCTGCTGCCCTCATGATGAaag GAACCCTAGCATCTATAGCTTTGGGAGGCTTAGCACTACTGGCTGGTAAAGCCCTAATGACAGCTCTGATGTCCCTCCTTCTATCAGCCATAGTCGGCCTTAAATCATTATCAGGGGGTGGTAAGTCCACGACATATGAAATCGTATCAAAACCGGTCTACAGTCATTCCCATTCTCATTCAACGGCCCATGAAGACGTCGGGGGTTATGGACACTCAGGGTATGGCAGGAATTTGAAGATCAGACGACGCTAA
- the LOC124539617 gene encoding uncharacterized protein LOC124539617, translated as MFKKNVAVFIVAVVLCYVQQLHGSVDQTEATVAMDEPRNTSNSERTGRSLNKECKSSLSSKCLKIHVLSFLEDLSSRDELQLLPGLSIVKENQTNVTSPEEMAAELSRQYPGKPEEKLNKFILYRLQNYLDGHSLKYRLLDAETSEEALNMAKGDKENTARKSGGGGGGGFGGGKGGGGGALLAAALMMKGTLAAAALGALALLAGKALMTALMSLLLSALVGLKGHGGHKSTTYEIITKPEVSHHHSHSHEEHHEHEHGHHGGYRRAYDTNYNNNYNSYMPYETTT; from the exons ATGTTCAAGAAAAATGTGGCAGTGTTTATTGTAGCTGTGGTTTTGTGTTACGTCCAGCAGCTCCATGGATCCGTCGATCAGACTGAAGCGACCGTCGCGATGGATGAACCGAGGAACACATCCAATTCCGAAAGGACTGGTAGATCTCTGAACAAGGAATGCAAGAGCAGTCTTAGTTCGAAATGTCTGAAAATCCATGTGCTGTCATTTTTGGAGGATCTAAGCTCTCGCGATGAGCTCCAACTCCTCCCTGGTCTGAGCATTGTGAAAGAGAATCAGACAAATGTAACCAGCCCCGAGGAAATGGCTGCGGAGCTGTCTCGCCAATATCCCGGGAAACCAGAGGAGAAATTGAACAAATTCATCTTGTACCGTTTGCAAAATTACTTGGATGGTCATTCATTGAAGTATAGATTGCTCGACGCTGAAACGTCTGAAGAAGCCTTAAATATGGCTAAGGGTGACAAGGAGAACACTGCTAGGAAGAGCGGAGGTGGAGGCGGGGGTGGTTTCGGTGGCGGCAAGGGGGGCGGCGGCGGTGCTCTTCTAGCTGCTGCCCTAATGATGAAAG GTACCTTAGCGGCAGCAGCTCTTGGTGCCTTGGCACTCCTCGCTGGTAAAGCCCTGATGACGGCTTTGATGTCACTTCTGTTGTCTGCACTGGTTGGACTCAAAGGACATGGTGGTCACAAATCCACTACATACGAGATCATCACTAAGCCAGAAGTGTCCCACCACCATTCACACAGCCACGAAGAACACCACGAACATGAGCACGGTCACCACGGCGGTTACAGACGAGCCTATGACACCAATtacaacaataactataatAGCTACATGCCTTATGAAACAACGACCTAA